TGCCGGCTGAAGAAGGCGAGGACCGTGGTGCGGATCGCGGGGTAGACCAGGCCGACCGCGAGGAGCACGATCGAGGGCCCGACGAAGGCGGCGAGCTGCCAGTAGTCGCGGCCGCGCTTGGGTGCGCGATCGGCGAGGAACAGGATGAGGCCGACGACCGCGGCGAAGACCGCCAGGCCCAAGACCATGACCCCGAACTTCGCGATGAGATCAGACCAGAAATCACTCATGCCCTATCAAACCTCCATTGGTTTGGCGTGGATGTGGGCCACGTTACCCGACAGACCGGCCCACCGGACTCTGGAGTCCGATGGGCCGGTCGTCATGCGGTCAGCTGATGCTGATTACTGCGGGAACGTCGCGTCGATGGCCTTGAGGACATCCGACGTCGGCGTGCCGTTGACCCAGTCGACCATGCCGGTCCAGAACGAGCTGGTTCCGACGGCGGCGGGCATCAGGTCAGAGGCGTCGAAACGGAAGATCGTGTCGTCGCCCTGCAGGATCTCGACCGACTGGCGGGCGAGGTCGGAACCGGCGAGCGACGGGTCGAGACCCTTGTTCGCCGAGATGACACCGCCGCGCGAGACGCGCTCGTTGGCGAAGGTGTCGCTGGAGAGGTACGCCTGGAGAGCAGCGGTCGCCTCGTTGTCGTTGAACGCGGCCACGAACTCGCCACCACCGGTGACGGCGTTGGGGTCGCCCTCGGCGATCGGCGGGGTGATGAAGGCCCAGACGTCGCCGTCAGGAGCAACCGTCACGCCCTCGCCCCACTGCGCCTCGTAGAACGACGCCTGGTGGTGCAGCGAGCAGGTGCCGTCGAGGATCGAGAGGCCGCCATCCTGGAAGGTGGTGGTCACGATCGACTGCACGCCGCCGAAGCCGCCGTTGACGAACTGGTCGTTCAGCAGCACCTCGCCGACGAGGTCGAACGCCTCGGTGATCTCGGGCGAGTCGAACTTCAGCTCACCGGCGACCCACTGGTCGTAGGCCTCGGGGCCCGCGGTGCGGAGGACGAGGTCCTCGACCCAGTCGGTGCCGACCCAGCCGGTCGCGTCGCCCGAGCCGAAGCCGACGCACCACGGACGGTAGGGTCCGTCGTTGCGCTCGGTCATCTGCTCCGAGAGGTCGAGCAGGCCCTGGTAGGTCGTCGGGATCTCGTAGCCGTTCTCCTCGAAGTCGGCCGGCGAGTACCAGATGTAGCCCTTGACGCTCGCGAGCAGCGGCGCGGCGTAGAACTCGCCATCGACCGTGCCGTAGCCCTTCCACGACTCGCTCCAGAACTCGTCGACGTTGGCCTCGACGGCCTCCGGCGCGGCGACGACGTAGCCGTCGGCGATGAGGCGCTGCAGCAGACCGGGCTGCGGGATGATCATCAGGTCGGGGGCGTCACCGGCGGCGGCACGCACGTTGATCTGCGTCTCCGCCTCCTGCGTGCCGTTGTACTCGACCGTGATGCCCGTGCAGGCCTCGAAGTCGGCCATGCTCTCGACCAGGGCGTCAGCCTCGGTGTCGATGATGGTCGCGTAGAGCTCGACGCTCTCGCCCTCGAAGGTGCCGTAGGCCTCGTAGGCCGCGCAGTCGGCGTCGCCGCCAGCGCCCGGGTCGGTCTCGGCGGCAGCGCAGCCGGCGAGCACGAGGCTCAGGGCTCCGATGGCCGCAGCAGGCGCAATGAACCTGCGTCGGAGAGTGGAACTCATGTGTTTCCTCCTCATTGAGGTCGGTCAGCGCGCCGATCGACGCGCGTAGTTGTGGTGGTGCAAGAGGTGGAAGTCGGCGTCAGAAGGGCCGTTGGACACTCCATCGGGAACCGGTTCCAGGTGTCACCGTACGTCACGCGTGCGCGCGCCGCAACCCGCAATCGTCGTGCCGTTATCGATCTGTTGCGGAACTCCCCGGGGCCGCTCAGGTGCGAACCCGAGAACGACTCGCCGTGAGACCGCTCCCACGTGGCATCGGTTCCACACTCGGTCGATTCGGGCTACACTGACGCCACGGTGCGCCCCGACGACTGCCCACGGCAGCGCGGCGAGCGCTCCGCATCCACACGCCACCGTCCAATGGAGGGCACGAGGCCATGAGCATCCTCGCCGATGTCGCCCGCATTGCCGGCGTCTCGAAATCGACGGCCTCGCGTGCGCTGAGCGGTCGCGGCTACGTCTCCGACGACACCCGCCGGCGGGTCGAGGATGCCGCTGCCGAGCTTGGCTACGTCGTCTCCTCCACCGCCGCGAGCCTCGTCACGGGGCGCACGCGCAACGTCGGCGTCGTCATCCCGTACATCAACCGCTGGTACTTCGCCGAGGTGCTCGAGGGCATCGAGTCGTCGCTCATCCGCGCCGGCTACGACCTCACGCTCTACCGGCTCAGCACCGACCGCGACCTGCGCCGCCGGGTGTTCGACTACTTCCTCGTGCGCAAGCGCGTCGACGCCGTCATCTCGGTCGCGATCGACCTGAGCCCGCACGAAGTGCAGATGCTGCAGGCCCTCGGCAAGCCGCTCGTCGGCATCGGCGGGCGCATCGATGGCATCCCCTCGCTCTCGATCGACGACGTCGAGACGGCACGGCTCGCGACCGAGCACCTCATCAGCCTCGGGCACCGCCGCATCATGCACGTCGGCGGCGATCAGAACGAGCAGATGGACTTCCGCGTCCACTCCCAGCGCTACACGGGCTTCGCCCAGGCGCTGCGGGATGCGGGCATCACGGTCGACGACGACTTTCGCGACGCCGACTTCTCGATCGAGGGCGGCTACGCCGTCGGGCTCGCCGTGCTCGGGGACCCGCGCACGCGGCCGACCGCGATCTTCGCGGGCTGCGACGAGATCGCCATCGGCATCACGGTCGCGGCGCGCCAGCTCGGCATCAGCATCCCGGGCGAGCTCTCGATCATCGGCGTCGACGGCCACCCGCTGGCCGAGATGTTCGGCCTGACGACGCTCGCGCAGCAGCCCGGCGCTCAGGGTGCGCGCGCGGTGGAACTGCTGCTGAGCCAGCTCGAGCACGCCGAGGCCGCGCCGCCCGACGAGCACCTGCTGCTGCCGACCGCGCTCACGGTGCGCACGAGCACCGCGGCGCAGCGCGTTCCCGCCTCCTGATCGCAGCGCTGGCCCCTCTGGCGCGAGCGGCCCGAACGCACGAGAGCCCCGCACCGTCGAACGACGGGCGGGGCTCTCGGTGCAGTGCGGGTGACTACTTGAGGGTGACGGTGGCGCCGGCCTCTTCGAGCTGGGCCTTGGCCTTGTCGGCCGTCTCCTTGTTGACGCCCTCGAGCACGACGCCGGGGGCGCCGTCGACGACGGCCTTCGCCTCGCCGAGGCCGAGGCTCGTGAGCGCGCGGACCTCCTTGATGACCTGGATCTTCTTGTCGCCAGCGGCCTCGAGAACGACGTCGAACGACGACTTCTCCTCGACCTCTTCGGCGGCGGCGCCACCAGCGGCGGGGGCAGCGGCGACCGCGACGGGCGCGGCGGCGGTGACCTCGAAGACCTCTTCGAACTTCTTGACGAACTCGCTGAGCTCGATGAGCGAAAGCTCCTTGAACGCCTCGATGAGCTCGTCAGTCGTGAGCTTGGCCATGATTTCTCCTTCTGGGTTGTGTCGTGTCGTGAACCGGTCGGCTGAGAATCAGCTGCCGGACTCCTGCTTCTGCCGCAGCGCGTCAACGGCGCGAGCGGCCTGCGCCAGCGGCGCGTTGAACATGTACGCGGCACCGAACAGCGAAGCCTTGACGGCGCCGGCCAGCTTGGCCAGCACCACCTCACGGCTCTCGAGCTCGGCGAGCTTCATGACCTCGGAGGCGTCGAGCGGGCGACCGTCGAAGTAGCCGCCCTTCACCACGAGGTTGGGGTTCGCCTTGGCGAAGTCACGCAGCGCCTTCGCCACGGTCACGGGGTCACCGTGCACGAAGGCGAGAGCAGACGGGCCGGCGAGCATGTCATCGAGCGAGTCGATGCCTGCCTCGTTGGCCGCGATCTTGGTCAGCGTGTTCTTCACCACGGCGTACGACGCGTCAGCACGGATGTTGCCACGCAGCGTCTTGAGCTGCGCCACCGTGAGACCGCGGTACTCGGTGAGCAGGACGGCGGTCGAGCTGGAGAACAGTTCCTTCAGCTCGGCGACCGTTGCTTCCTTGTTCGCCATGGTGCTCCTCAATGTTTGTCGTTGGTCTTGCCACGACCGCCGCGGGGCGGAAACCCGGCACACATGACGAAAGGCCCATGCGCATGCGCACGAGCCTCTTCGCTCACCCTCGAGATCGAGGAGCGAGCGGTTTCAGTTCAGTACACCTGCGCGGGCCCTCGTCCGCTCCGTCAGGAGCGTGCGAGCCTTCGGTCCTCGTATTCCGCACGCAAACAGGGTCTGCGTGCAGCCACGGTGACAACCGGCGGTCTATGGCAAGAGGCCAGCATACGTCACGCCGACCGCCCGCCGCAAAACCGCGGCCGCGCGCTACCGCCCGTCGAGCCAGGAGTGCCGCGGCGCGTAGCCGAGGTCGCGGCGCGCGGCGTCGATCGACAGCAGCGTCTCGCGCCCGGCGAGGGGGCGGGTGAGCGGCACCCGCGGGAACTCGGCGGCCATGAGCTCGGCGGAGTCGCGCCGCATGACGGTGTCGGCGGCGGCGATGATGTAGGTCTCGTAGCCCGGCCCGCGCACGGCCAGCGCGCGCTCGACGGCGTGCGCACCGTCGCGGCGGTCGATGTAGCCCCACAGGTTCCACCGCCGCACCGCGGGGTCGTCCTGCCAGCTGTCGAACTCGGCGTAGTCGTCGGGCGCCATGACGTTGCTGAAGCGCAGCCCCGTGATCGACAGGTCGGCGTCGAGGCGGCAGAGCTTGCGGCCGAGCTCCTCCTCGAGGTGCTTGCCGATCGCGTACATGAAGTTGGGGCGCGTCGGCTGAGCCTCGTCGATCGGTGCGGCCGGCGGCGCCTCCGTGAGCGGCAGGCCGAGCAGGGTCTCGCTCGAGGCGTGCACGATGCGCGTGATGCCAGCCCGGCGGGCGGCCTGGAAGACCGCGATCGTCATCGCCAGGTTGTCCTGCAGCAGCACCGTGTCGGGCCGGATGCCCGGGGCCGGGCTCGCCGCCAGGTGCACGACGGCGTCGAGGCCGTCGTAGCGCTCCTCGACCCCGGCGAGGGCATCCAGCACCTGCCCACTGTCGGCGAGATCGACGCGCACGAAGCCCTCACCGGGGGCGCCGACGGCGTCGAGCCCGGTCACGGAGTGCCCGGTCTCGACCAGGTGCGAGACGACGGCCTGCCCGAGCTTGCCGGCCGAACCGGTGACGGCGATGCGCATGGTGCGAGCCTAGGCGCTCGCGACCACCGGCGTTCTCACGAGCGGCAGGCTGACCCGGAAGACGGTCTCGCCCGGGCGCGACGAGGCGGCGACCTCGCCGCCGTGCGCCTGCACGACCGCGGCGACGATCGCGAGCCCGAGACCCGTCGAGCCGGTGGCGCGCGAGCGCGAGGTGTCGGCGCGCGCGAAGCGCTCGAACAGCACGGGCTGCACTTCGGCGGGAATGCCGGGACCCGTGTCGGTGACGGTGACGATGGCGCGGCCCTCGAGGGTGCCGAGCGCCGCCGTGACGCGCGTGCCCTCGGGGGTGTGCACGCGCGCATTGGCGAGCAGGTTGGCGATGACCTGGTGCAGCCGGTGCTGGTCGCCCTCGACGATGACGGGCGCGCGCGGCACGCGCACGACCCAGTCGTGGGCGCGCGAGGTGGCCTGCGCATCGGCGACGGCGTCGGTCATGACGGCCGAGAGGTCGACGGGGTCTCGGCGCAGCTCGCGGCCCTCGTCGAGGCGCGCGAGCAGCAGCAGGTCGTCGACGAGCGCCGACATGCGCACCGACTCCGACTCGATGCGCGAGAGCGCGTGGCGGATGTCGTCGGGCAGCTGGTGGCCGCTGCGGCGCGTGAGCTCGCTGTACCCGCGGATGGCGGCGAGGGGCGTGCGCAGTTCGTGGCTGGCATCGGCGACGAACTGGCGCACCTTCTGCTCGCTCGCCTGGCGGGCGTCGAAGGCGTTCTGCACGTGCTCGAGCATGCGCGTGAAGGCTGCGCCGAGCTGGCCGACCTCGGTGGTCGGATCGGTGTCGAGCACGGGCAGCCGGTCGGCGAGGGCGACGGTGCCGCGGTCGAGCGGCAGGGTCGTGACCGCGGTCGCGGCCTCGCGCACGCGCGTGAGCGGGCGCAGCCCGAGGCGCACGACCTCGCGACCGAGCACGGCCGCGACGACGAGGATGCCGGCGAGCACGGCGGCGATGACCGCGGCGAGGCGAGCGATGGTGGCCGTGACCTCGCGCGTCGAGAGGCCGACGATGAGCACGGTGTCGCGGTCGGCGGTCGTCGCGAGCACGCGGAACTCGCCGAGCCCGCCCGGCAGCCGAAGGGTCACGGGCTCGCCGAGCGCCCGCGCCGCGAGCACGCGCAGCTGCACGCTGCTGAGCTCGCGCACGGTCGCGTTGTCATCGAGGTAGGCGGCGACGGCCGAGCCGTCGGACTGCACGACGCCGATGAGCGAGCCCGTCGGCAGGCCGGGGCCCTCGAAGCTCTGCGCGGGTCCGCGCCCGGGGGCGGCGACGCTCTCGATGCGCTGCGCGATGATGCGCAGCTCGTCGTCGAGTTGCGCGACGAGGTTGGCCCGCAGGAAGTACACGCTCAGCACGCCGATCGCGAGGGTCGCCATCATGAGCAGCACGAGGATGCCCGCCACGAGCCGCTTGCGTAGCGACCATCCTCCGTGCATCAGGTGACCGGCTTGATCATGTAGCCGACGCCGCGCACGGTGTGGATCATGGCGGGGCCGAGCGTGTCGATCTTCTTGCGCAGGTACGAGATGTAGATCTCGACGATGCTCGAGCGCCCGCCGAAGTCGTAGCTCCAGACGCGGTCGAGAATCTGCGCCTTGCTCAGCACGCGCTTGGGGTTGCGCATGAGGTAGCGCAGCAGCTCGAACTCGGTCGCCGTGAGCTCGATCTCGGTGTCGCCGCGCCGCACCTCGTAGCTCTCCTCGTTGAGCACGAGGTCGCCCACGCGGATCTCGGGGTCGGCGCGCTCGCTCACGACGAGCGTGCTGCGCCGGATGAGCCCGCGCAGTCGGGCGACGAGCTCTTCGAGGCTGAACGGCTTGGTGACGTAGTCGTCGCCGCCCGCGGTGAGGCCGACCACGCGGTCGTCGACCGAGTCTTTCGCGGTGAGGAAGAGCACGGGAACATCCGCGCCGTCGGCGCGCAGGCGTCGCAGCACCTCCAGACCATCGAGGTCGGGCAGCATGATGTCGAGCACGACGATGTCGGGCTTGAACTCGCGGCCGTGCTGCAGGGCCTGCTGGCCGGTGAGCGCGGTGCGCACATCCCACCCCTCGTACTTCAGGGCCATCGACACGAGGTCGGCGAGCGAGGGCTCGTCGTCGACCACGAGGGCCCGCACGGGCGAGCCGTCGGGGCGGGTGAGGCGGGGGGACTCGGGAAGCTCGTCGTCAGCCATGCCTCCAGTAAGGCGCAGGATTCTATGAGCCTGCTTGGAGGATCCTAGGGTGGCGAGTGCCGGGTGCCGGGTGCCGGGTGACGAGTGCCGGCGGGCAGACGAGAGCCCCGGCGGCGAGGGGATGCGGGCCGGGGCTCTCTTCAGTGAGCGCGATGCGCTCAGGATCGGTGGTGTCAGGCTCGGTGGGCGCCTCGGCTGCGACGACCCGAGCCGGCGATGCCGACGATGAGGCCGAAGAAGGCGACGAGCGACACGATCATGATGAGCGGAAGGGTGATCATCGGGTCCTCGCGATCGTGATCGGGGGTGCAGGGGGTCTCACCGCCTCGGGTGCGGCGAGTCCTCCCTGCAAGGGACTCAGGTGATCCCTCGCATCCCAGTGTGCGCTTAACGAACACGCTTCACAGTCCCCCGTTGGGGGGCAAGCCGGTCCCCAGAAGGGGGGACCAGTTCGTTCACTTTTGTACCCCGATCGCGCGGGGCCGCGCCTCAGTCCTGGTTCGAGAAGGCGGCGTCGAACGACTGCTCGGGCAGTTCCCACAGCAGCGAGCGCACGAACTGCACGGCCTCCGCGGCGCCGTGCAGTCGGCTCATGCCGGCGTCCTCCCACTCGATGGAGATGGGCCCCGTGTAGCCGATCGCCTTGAGCGCGCGGAACGAGTCCTCCCACGGCACGTCGCCGTGCCCGGTCGAGACGAAGTCCCAGCCGCGCTTCGGGTCGCCCCACGGCAGGTGCGATCCCATGACGCCCGCCCGGCCGTTGTGCGGGCGCAGCCGCGTGTCCTTGCAGTCGACGTGGTAGATGCGGTCGGCGAAGTCGACGATGAAGCCGACGGGGTCGATGTTCTGCCACATCATGTGGCTCGGATCCCAGTTGAAGCCGAAGGCCTCGCGGTGGTCGATCGCCTCGAGCGTGCGCACGCTCGTCCAGTAGTCGTAGGCGATCTCGCCGGGGTGCACCTCGTGCGCGAAGCGCACGCCCTCGCTGTCGAAGACGTCGAGAATGGGGTTCCAGCGGCGGGCGAAGTCCTCGAAGCCGCCCTCGATGACGCTCGCCGGCACGGGCGGGAACATCGCGACGTACGGCCAGATGCTCGAGCCCGTGAAGCCCACGACGGTATCGACGCCGAGACGACGGGCCGCGCGCGCCGCGTACTGCAGCTCGGTGGCCGCCCGCTGCCGCACCCCCTCGGGCTCGCCGTCGCCCCACACGCGGCTCGACAGGATCGCCTGGTGCCGGAAGTCGATCGGGTCGTCGCACACCGCCTGCCCCGCGAGGTGGTGCGAGATGGCGTAGACCCGCAGGTTGTGGCGCGCGAGGATGTCGAGGCGGCCCTGCAGGTAGTCGTCGTCCTCGACCGCGCGCTGCACGTCGAGGTGCTCACCCGAGGCCGCGATCTCGAGGCCGTCGTAGCCCCACTGCTCGGCGAGCGTCGCGACCTCCTCGAGCGTGAGGTCGGCCCACTGGCCGGTGAACAGGGTGACGGGATGCGTGGACACGAGTGGCTCCTTCTTCGGGGCTTCGGGCAGGGGGTCTAGAGGTCGATCCAGTCGCCGGTGCGCGCCGAGGCGAGCACGGCATCCGTGATGCGCGCCGCGCGCACGCCGTCGGCGAAGACCGGCAGGCCCTCGGGCGCGGCACCGCGCACGGCGGCGTAGGTGTCGGCGGCGAACGCCGTGAAGGCGTCCTGGTAGCCGAGCGGGTGGCCCGGGGGCAGCACCGAGAGACGCGCGGCGTCGGGGTGCAGCTCGTCGGTGCTGCGCAGGTGCAGCTCGCTGCCCGCGCGGCGACCGATCCACAGCTCCTCCGGACGCTCCTGCGCGAAGCGCAGCGACTCGGTCGCGCCGTGCACCTCGAGCACGAGCCCGTTCTTGCGGCCCGGCGCCACTTGCGAGACGAGGAGGCTCACGACGGCGCCACCGCCGGTCTGCGCGAGCACGCCCGCGAGGTCCTCCGTCGCGACCGGGCCCGTGGACGCGCGCTCGGGGTAGACGGTGCTCGTGATGGCCTGCAGGCGCGCGAGCCGCTCGCCCGTGACGAACTCGAGCAGATCGCACAGGTGCGAGCCGATGTCGGCGAAGGCCCGTGAGGCGCCCCCCGCCTCGGACGACACGCGCCAGTTGTCGTCGCCCGCCGCGAGCAGCCAGTCCTGCAGGTACGCCCCCTGCACGCTGAACAGCCGCCCGACCTGCCCGGCGGCGACGCGCGTCCGCGCCTCGCGCACCATGGGGTGGAACCGGTAGACGAACGGCACGGTCGCGGCGACCCCCGCGGCCGCGGCCCGCTGCTCGAGGTCGACGGCGTCGGCGACGGTCGTCGCGAGCGGCTTCTCCGTCACGACGTGCTTGCTCGCGGCGAGCACGCGCACGGTCAGCTCGTGGTGGGTGGCGTTCGGGGTGACGACGTGCACGACCTGCACGCGGTCGTCGGCGAGCAGGGCATCCACGTCATCGAACGCGGACTCGGCGCCGATGCGCTCGGCCGCCGCGCGCGATCGTTCGGGCGTCGAGCTCGTGACGCCCACGATGCGGGCCCCCGCCGCGCGCGCGGCGCGGCTGTGCACGTCGGCCATGAAGCCGCCGCCGATGAGGGCGACGCCGAGGGATGCGGGGCTCATGCGGGGCTCCTAGAGGGTCGCGGCGGTCGGGTCCCAGTCCTCCGGCAGCGCCGGGGGGATCGTCACGGTGCTCGCGATGCCGACGGCGGCGCCGTCGGTCTCGGCCGAGTGCTGGATCGACACCATGAGGTCGAGCACGTGGAAGGCGAACTCGCCCGAGGCGCGCTCGGGCCGGCCGGCGCGGATGGCGCGGGCGAGCTCGACGACGCCGGCGCCGCGCGAGAAGGTCGACCCGCTCGCGGGCACGACCTCGGCGTCCGCCTCCTCGAACATGCCATCCCGCCAGATGCGCAGCTCGCCCTCGAACATGTTCGGGTCGGGCAGGCTCAGCGTGCCCTCGGTGCCGGCGATCTCGACGATGCCGACGCGCGGACGGCTCGACTGGAACGAGAACGTGCTCTGCGCCGTCGTGCCGTTCTCGAAGTCGATGAGGGCGGCCACGTGCGTCGGCACCTCGACGGGGAACGACTCGCCAGCGCGGGGCCCCGAGGCGATGATGCGGGATGCGCGCGCTTGCGAGCCCCGCGCGACGACCTGCGCCGCCGGGCCCATGAGCTGCACGAGCGTCGAGAGGTAGTACGGGCCCATGTCGAACAGCGGCCCGCCGCCGCGGGCGTAGAGGAAGTCGGGGCTCGGGTGCCACGCCTCGGGGCCCGAGACCTGGAAGAGCGTGAGCGCCGTGAGCGGCGTGCCGATCGCCCCGGACTCGATGAGCCGGCGCCCGGTCTGGATGCCCGCACCGAGCACGGTGTCGGGCGCGCACGCGACGCGCAGGCCCGCGCGGTGGGCTTCGTCGAGCAGCGCCTGGCCGCTCGCGAGGTCGAGCGCGAAGGGCTTCTCGCTCCAGACGTGCTTGCCCGTCGCAAGGGCGTCGAGCGCGACCGGCACGTGCGCGGCGGGGATCGTGAGGTTGACGACGATCTCGATGTCGTCGCGCGCGAGCAGTTCGGCGACCGAGCCGCTCGAGGGCACCCCGTACTCGGCGGCCCGGGCCGCGGCGCGATCGGTGTCGAGGTCGGCGACCATGAGCACGCGCACGTCGGCCGCGCGCGTGAGGTTCTCGAGGTACTGCTGGCTGATGACGCCCGCGCCGATGACGCCGACGCCCACGGGGCCGGTCACGCCTCGACCCCCCGTGCGCGCACTGCCGCGAGGCTCGCGGCGATGCCCTCGAACAGGTCGCCCGCGTAGGCGTCGAACTCGATGACGGGGCGGGCGGTCGGCGCCGCGGCGAGGATCTCGGCGACGGGCATCGCGCCCGAGCCCGCGGGCAGCTGCTGCTCGATCTCGCGGTTCACGGGGCCGTCCTTGATGTGCAGCGCGACGACGCGCTCACCGAGTCGACCGAGCAGCGCGACGGGGTCGACGCCGCCGACCGCGCTCCAGTAGGTGTCGAGCTCGAGCACGACCTCGTCGCCGAGCGCGTTGGCGAACACCTCGAGGGCCGGGGTGCCGTCGATGCGGCGCTCGAGCTCCCACCAGTGGTTGTGGTAGCCCACCTGCAGGCCGTGGTCGGCGGCGATCCGGGCGACGGCGGTGAGCTCGGCTGCGAGCGCGGCGACGTCGTCGCGCGTCGTCCAGCGCTCCTCGGGCACGTAGGGGTCGATGAGGGTCGTGACGCCGACGCGCGCCGCGGCGGCGATGGCGGCCTCGTGCACGCCGCCGAGCAGGGTCGCGTGCGAGGTGGGCGCGGTGAGCCCCGCCGCGGCGAGCGCCGGCCGCAGCGTCTCGGCGGCATCCGTGAGACCGAAGGGCTCGACGCAGCGGAACCCGAGGTCCGCGAGCCGCTGCAGGGTGGCGCCGGGGTCGGCGGCGAGCGCATCGCGCACCGTGTAGAGCTGCACGGAGACGGGGGGACGGGGCACGGCGGAACTCCTCGACGATGGTGGCGGGCCGATGCGCCGACGGGCGCGACCGTGCTCCACTCTACGGTCGACGGCGGGCAACCGACAACAAAGGTATGACCTAAGCGGCGTCGGGGCTCGCGAGGCTCACGATCGACGGCCGGGTCACCAGCCGGGCGGCCCGCACGATGCCGAAGACCACGAGCCATCCGATGCCGATCGTCGTCGCTACGAGCTCGAGACGGCTGCCGAACACCGCGTTCCAGCGGGCGAGCGAGAGCAGGCCGCCCGTCGCCGCGACCACGCCGACCGCGACCGCCATGAGCAGCGTCAGCCCGCTGAGCGCTCGGTGGCCGGGGGCGAAGGCCACCTGCAGCATCGCCCAGCACGCCGCCCCGAACGCGACGACGGCCGCGAGGGTGTGTACGAGATCCTGCACCGTGAACGTGTCGCCCACCGGCAGCGGGCACGCCTGCGTGCACGGCACCTGCGCGGCGACGAGGAACGACGAGCAGGCGAGGGCGAGCGTGAGCGCCGGCGTGCCGCGCCGCAGCAGCGGCGGGCGGCTGCGCAGGTCGCGCATCGACCAGGCCACGAGCATCCCGCCCGCCACGAGCAGCAGCAGGGCGAGGCGGAACTGCTCGGCCGTCGGCTCGCCGAGCGCTCCGAGCTCGCTCACGTAGAGCTCGCGGGGCACCGACACGCGGGCCAGCCAGATGAGCACGAGGGCGGCCGCCACGAGCAGGGCGCCGATGACGGCGAGCGCGGCATCCCGATGCCGCTGAGGGCTGTCGACCACGGCGAGGCGGTCAGGCGGTCGCGGCGGCGCGCGCGGCCGCCGGCTCGTCGTGGATCGCGTGCGCGGCGCCGGGGCCGCGGCGCAGGCGCGAGATGCGGATGACGCCCGCGCCGACGAGGCCGATCACGGCCGCGATGAGGATGACGTAGAAGGCCACGGAGAGGTAGCCGTTCGCCGAGGTCTCCGGGTTCAGGAAGGGGTACGGGTACCACGGGCCATCGGTGACCACGTCGTACGTGAGCGGGCCGCGCACGAGCGTGTAGATCGCCCAGACGATCGGGAAGGACACGATGGTGCCGATGTGCTTCCAGGCGAGGACGTGGCGGCCGGGCGCGAACAGCCAATCGAGCAGCAGGTACAGCGGCCCCCACAGGTGCAGGATCTCGTTCGACCAGTCGAGTGTGGCGCCCTGCGGCAGCTCGATGTTGCGCAGGAGCAGGTTGTAGACGATGCCCGTCGTCACCATGAAGGTCGTCGCGACGGCGCGCAGCACGCTGAACCAGCGGGGGCTCGCCTTCAGCAGCGTCAGGCCGATGGCCATGACGAGCACCACCGTGGCGAGGATGTTCGATTCGATCGTGAAGAAGCTGAAGAAGTTGGTGAGGCGGAAGGGGATGTCGGTGAGCCCCTCCCGCTGCCAGAACAGCAGCGAGGTCACGATCTGGCCGACGACGGCGGCCCCGATGGCCAGCGCCGCGACGATGCGCAGCACGAGGAAGAGAGCGGTCACGCGACGGGCCTTTCACCAGCGGGAGCGGGGTCTGCGCTCATGCTACGTGCCGAACGCGCCACTCGTCTCCGGGTTGTGACAGGGAGTTAACACGGGCGAGACGCACATCGTGTTCACTGGGCGTAGCAGGGGGAGGGCGAGAAGCGATGACGATGATGCGCGCGATGGTCATGACCGCGATCGGCGGCACCGAGGTGCTCGAGGCGGCCGAGCTGCCCGTGCCGGTGCGAGCGGGGGCGGAGGTGCTCGTGCGCGTGCACGCCACGAGCGTCAACCCGATCGACGTCAAGACGCGGGCGGGCCGCGGGGCGGCGGGCGCCATCCGGCAGTACCCCGCCGTGCTCGGCTACGACATCGCCGGCACGGTCGTCGAGTCGGCCTACCAGTCGCACGCGCTCGCGCCCGGCCGCGAGGT
The sequence above is a segment of the Microcella humidisoli genome. Coding sequences within it:
- a CDS encoding ABC transporter substrate-binding protein yields the protein MSSTLRRRFIAPAAAIGALSLVLAGCAAAETDPGAGGDADCAAYEAYGTFEGESVELYATIIDTEADALVESMADFEACTGITVEYNGTQEAETQINVRAAAGDAPDLMIIPQPGLLQRLIADGYVVAAPEAVEANVDEFWSESWKGYGTVDGEFYAAPLLASVKGYIWYSPADFEENGYEIPTTYQGLLDLSEQMTERNDGPYRPWCVGFGSGDATGWVGTDWVEDLVLRTAGPEAYDQWVAGELKFDSPEITEAFDLVGEVLLNDQFVNGGFGGVQSIVTTTFQDGGLSILDGTCSLHHQASFYEAQWGEGVTVAPDGDVWAFITPPIAEGDPNAVTGGGEFVAAFNDNEATAALQAYLSSDTFANERVSRGGVISANKGLDPSLAGSDLARQSVEILQGDDTIFRFDASDLMPAAVGTSSFWTGMVDWVNGTPTSDVLKAIDATFPQ
- a CDS encoding LacI family DNA-binding transcriptional regulator translates to MSILADVARIAGVSKSTASRALSGRGYVSDDTRRRVEDAAAELGYVVSSTAASLVTGRTRNVGVVIPYINRWYFAEVLEGIESSLIRAGYDLTLYRLSTDRDLRRRVFDYFLVRKRVDAVISVAIDLSPHEVQMLQALGKPLVGIGGRIDGIPSLSIDDVETARLATEHLISLGHRRIMHVGGDQNEQMDFRVHSQRYTGFAQALRDAGITVDDDFRDADFSIEGGYAVGLAVLGDPRTRPTAIFAGCDEIAIGITVAARQLGISIPGELSIIGVDGHPLAEMFGLTTLAQQPGAQGARAVELLLSQLEHAEAAPPDEHLLLPTALTVRTSTAAQRVPAS
- the rplL gene encoding 50S ribosomal protein L7/L12; the protein is MAKLTTDELIEAFKELSLIELSEFVKKFEEVFEVTAAAPVAVAAAPAAGGAAAEEVEEKSSFDVVLEAAGDKKIQVIKEVRALTSLGLGEAKAVVDGAPGVVLEGVNKETADKAKAQLEEAGATVTLK
- the rplJ gene encoding 50S ribosomal protein L10, which encodes MANKEATVAELKELFSSSTAVLLTEYRGLTVAQLKTLRGNIRADASYAVVKNTLTKIAANEAGIDSLDDMLAGPSALAFVHGDPVTVAKALRDFAKANPNLVVKGGYFDGRPLDASEVMKLAELESREVVLAKLAGAVKASLFGAAYMFNAPLAQAARAVDALRQKQESGS
- a CDS encoding NAD-dependent epimerase/dehydratase family protein, with the translated sequence MRIAVTGSAGKLGQAVVSHLVETGHSVTGLDAVGAPGEGFVRVDLADSGQVLDALAGVEERYDGLDAVVHLAASPAPGIRPDTVLLQDNLAMTIAVFQAARRAGITRIVHASSETLLGLPLTEAPPAAPIDEAQPTRPNFMYAIGKHLEEELGRKLCRLDADLSITGLRFSNVMAPDDYAEFDSWQDDPAVRRWNLWGYIDRRDGAHAVERALAVRGPGYETYIIAAADTVMRRDSAELMAAEFPRVPLTRPLAGRETLLSIDAARRDLGYAPRHSWLDGR
- a CDS encoding sensor histidine kinase; amino-acid sequence: MHGGWSLRKRLVAGILVLLMMATLAIGVLSVYFLRANLVAQLDDELRIIAQRIESVAAPGRGPAQSFEGPGLPTGSLIGVVQSDGSAVAAYLDDNATVRELSSVQLRVLAARALGEPVTLRLPGGLGEFRVLATTADRDTVLIVGLSTREVTATIARLAAVIAAVLAGILVVAAVLGREVVRLGLRPLTRVREAATAVTTLPLDRGTVALADRLPVLDTDPTTEVGQLGAAFTRMLEHVQNAFDARQASEQKVRQFVADASHELRTPLAAIRGYSELTRRSGHQLPDDIRHALSRIESESVRMSALVDDLLLLARLDEGRELRRDPVDLSAVMTDAVADAQATSRAHDWVVRVPRAPVIVEGDQHRLHQVIANLLANARVHTPEGTRVTAALGTLEGRAIVTVTDTGPGIPAEVQPVLFERFARADTSRSRATGSTGLGLAIVAAVVQAHGGEVAASSRPGETVFRVSLPLVRTPVVASA